CTCGGCGGGCTTGAGCTCGCGCTTGGTCTTGGCCTGCTTGTGCGGCGCATCGCCGCCCGGGGGCACGCGGATCTGCTGCCCCTCGGCCAGCCGGTCGTCGGGCTTCACCCGCTTGCCGTCGACGCGGACCTGCCCGGTGCGCGCCCATTTGCTGACCGTGCCGAAGCCGACCTGCGGCAGGTGTCGCTTGAACCAGCGGTCGACGCGAATCCCGTCATCGTCGGCGTCCACGGTGAAGCTGCGTACTTCGTCGGAGGTTTTCATCCTGCCATCCTCATCACGCCAAGCCCGACCATCAGCCCGGTGATGCCCATGGCGATCGACAGGATCCCGTAGAGCAGGGCGAAAAGATAATTGCCGCGTTCGAGCAGCATGACCATTTCGAGGCTGAACGCGCTGAAGGTGGTGAACCCGCCGAGCAGGCCGACCCCCAGCAGCAGGCGCAATTGTTCGCCGCCCCCGCCGCCGTGGCGCGCCAGCCATCCGGCGAGCAGGCCCATGGCGAGGCTGCCTGCAGCATTGACCGCGAGCGTGGCGAAAGGAAAGGCGGTGACGATGGGCACGCCGAGCCAGCCGGTCATCGCGCGGCCGAGCTGCCAGCGCAGCACTGCGCCGAACCCGCCGCCGACAAAGACGTGCAGTGCGGCGACAAATGGAGTAAAGGTGGACATTGCCGCTGCCCTTAGCCGCCAATTGCGCGTTCGTCATCCCGATGCTGCAACGAGCGAGTAATACTTGCTTTCAGTCGCGAGAATCCGTATGTGCGCCTCCGTTCGAGCCGGTCCGGACGGATTCGGCGCGCTTTTCGTTGAACAAGCGAAACCCTATTCAAGGAGGCATACCCCGCTTTTGCGCGGGCTCTGGCCCGCAAAGTCGAGGTATTGAAGTTTATGCAGATCATGGTTCGCGATAACAATGTCGACCAGGCCCTCCGCGCGCTCAAGAAGAAGCTGCAGCGTGAAGGTGTGTATCGCGAAATGAAGCTGCGCCGCCACTACGAGAAGCCGAGCGAGAAGCGCGCCCGCGAAAAGGCCGCTGCCGTGCGCCGCGCGCGCAAGCTCGAGCGTAAGCGGATGGAGCGCGACGGCGTCAAATAAGCCGTTGATGCGATATCGAAGCTAAGCCATGAGGGCGCGGAGCAATCCGCGCCCTTTGCGTATCCGGAAGAATTACCCATGACCGAGATTACCCGCGTTCCCCTCCAGCCCGTCGCCAAGGGCTCGCTGACCAAGCTGTGGCTCGGGGTGATCCTCGCCGTCCTGATCGGCGCCGGTCTGGCCTGGGCCGCCATGCCCAAGGGGCTCGAAGTCGAGACGGTGACCGCGGGTGCAGGCGATTCGCCCCAGGTCGGCGACGTTGTGTTCGTCAATTATGTCGGCAAGCTCGCCGACGGGACCGAATTCGACCGCTCGCAGCCGCTGCCGGTACCGCCGGGCCTGTTCCCCGAAGGCAATCCGCTGCTGCTCGAAGAAGGCGCGATCATCGACGGCTTTATCGAGGGGCTGCAGCAGATGCAGAAGGGTGGCAGCTACGTGCTGACGATTCCCGCCGAACAGGCCTATGGCGCCGAACCGCCCCCGGGCTCGCCGATCCCGGCCAATGCCGACCTGGTGTTCGAGGTCGAAGTGGTCGATTTCATGAGCCGCGACGATTTCCAGGCCCGTGCCGCTGCGCTGCAGCAGATGATGGGCGAACAGGGCGCCGAAGGCCAGGCGGGACCGCCACCGGGCCAGTAATCCGGCCACAAAGGGGAGGGGCGCATGAGTGAGATGACCCAGGCCCACGCGCCCGCCACCCATGCCGACTGGCCGCTGCGCCCGTGGCTTCTTGCGGCACTGCTCGGCATCGCCGGGCTCTGTGTCCATCTGTTCTCCGACTGGAATGCGGACAACATGCCGCCGTGGCGCGCCGCGCTGGTCGCCGCATTTGCCTTTGGTCCGCTGGCGCTTGCCTTCACCGTCGATCGCCTCCGCTGGAAGGAGCCGCTGGTCTTTGCCGGACTGGTCGCGCTGGTCATGGCGGGGATTGCCTGGCGCGTCACGGTCGCGGGTGACCGCCATGCCGACGAATCTTTCTGGCTTGCCGCGGGGCTGGTCGCGATCACGCTGGCCATGCCGCTGTTCCAGGCGGGTTTCCACCGGCTGCGCTGGCGGACGGCCTATGACCAGACGCACTTCCATGTCTGGACCGATGCGATCAGCGGTGCCGGGGCGCTTGTCTTCACCGGTGTTTCCTGGCTGCTGGTGGTGCTGCTGGCGGCGCTATTCTCGGCCATCGATATCGATATCGTCGAGAACGTGGTCGACGAACCATGGTTCGGCTGGACCTTCTCGGGTGCGGCATTTGGCGCCGCCTTGGGCGTGCTGCGCAACCAGTTGAAGATCATCGGCACGCTGCAATCAGTGGTGATGCTGGTGTTCTCGATCATCGCGGTGCCGCTGGCGGCCGCGCTGGCGATCTTCCTGCTGGCCGTGCTGGCGAGCGGCATAGCGGCGCTGTGGAACGCTACCGAAAGCCCCACGCCGCTGCTGCTGTCGGTGGCGGTGGCGGCCTTCGTCCTCGTCAATGCGGTGATTCGCAACGCCGATGACGAGGTCAGCGGTAACCGCGCGCTGCGTTGGGCTTCGCTGGTGCTGGCGCTAGCGATCCTCCCGCTGGCGCTGCTGGCGGCAGTCTCGGCCGGCACGCGGATTGCCGAATACGGGCTCAGCCCCGAACGGCTGTGGGGCATCGTCGCGGTCGCGGTCGCGGTGGCCTACGGCGTCGCCTATTTCGCCGCACCGATCCGCGGGCGCATTGCAGGGTGGATGGAGCGCGTACGCCGCGCCAACATGCATCTCGCGGTGGCGACCTGCGTGCTCGCCTTCATTCTCGCACTGCCATTGTTCGATTTCGGCGCGATCTCCGCGCGCAACCAGATCGCGCGGCTCGATGCGGGCGAGGTCGCGGTGGACGAATTCGATTTCGACGCGCTGCGCTGGGATTTCGGCGATGCTGGAAGGGAGGCGCTGGCGCGACTGACCGACAGCAATGATCCCGAAATCGCGAAAATCGCCCGCGAGACGCAAACGCAGGATTCGCGACCATATCGCGGCTATCGCGACACGAACCGCGATGAGCGCCTCGCAAATATCCGATTCGAATTCGAAGATGAGGCGTTGCGCGATCATGTGCGCGGCTCCGTTCGCGGGAATGGCTCGTATTGCGACAAGCCTTGTGTTGCACTGGATCTTGGTGCTGGCGAAGATGGGCGGCGCAAGGTCGCCATGGTCGAAGGTGGCGATGTGCGGAAATTGAGCTTCGATCTTGGCGAAGCGGTCGACGATAGCCCGACAGGCGCTGTTGCTATGGAAGCGGTCCTCGCCGTAGAAGCGTTTGAAGCCACGCCAGATCAAACCGCCAATTCTGAGGTCGAAATCCGCGAATGGAGCGGGCGGCGGGTCTATATCGATGGCCAGCCCGCGGGCGATCCTTTCGAATAGCATTGCGCTGCAGCATCGCTGCTTGAAGCGCGGCCCCCGCGCGGCTAGTGCGCGAGCATGTCAGTCACACGCGAAGAAGTGGCCAAGATCGCCTCGCTCGCCCGCATCAAGATGGGCGATGACGAGCTCGATACGATGGTCCCCGAACTCAACAACATCCTCGACTGGGTCGAACAGCTGGGCGAGGTCGATACCAGCGGCGTCGAGCCGATGACCGCGGTCATTCCCAACACACTGCGCCTGCGCGAAGATGTGGTCGACGCCGATCCCAAGACCGGCGGCGGGCGGCGCGAGGATGTGCTCGCCAACGCCCCGGCGGCGGAACACGGCTTCTTCGGCGTGCCCAAGGTGATCGAATAATGCTGCGTCGTGAGTGTCCTTCGACAGGCTCAGGACGAGCGGATCTGATCGCTTCATACCATAAACCCGCTCAGCCTGAGCTTGTCGAAGGCCATGCGCTGACGGAAGAGACGAGACCATGACCGAACTGACCAAACTCGGTGTCAAGGCGATCCGCGATGGCGTGGCGGGCGGCAGCTTCACCGCGCGCGAAGTGGCAGAAGCTTTCAACGCCGCCGTCGCCGACGCCGCCGACCTCAATGCCTTCATCGTGACCACGCCCGACCATGCGCTGGCGGCGGCCGATGCGGCCGATGCCAAGCGCGCCAGGGGCGAGGATCTGGGCGCAATGGGCGGCGTGCCGATTGGCATGAAGGATCTGTTCGCCACCAAGGGTGTGCAGACCACTGCCGCGAGCCATATCCTCGAAGGCTTCACCCCCGAATACGAGAGCACCGTCTCGCAGAAGCTGTGGGATGCGGGTGCGGGCATGCTGGGCAAGCTCAATCTCGACCAGTTCGCGATGGGTTCGTCGAACGAGACCAGCTATTTCGGCAACGTCAATTCGCCCTGGCGCAAGGAAGGCACCAATGCCGCGATGAGCCCGGGTGGTTCGTCGGGCGGTTCGTCCAGCGCGGTCGCCGCGCGGATCGCGCCCGCCGCAACCGGCACCGACACCGGCGGTTCGATCCGCCAGCCCGCCGCCTTCACCGGTATCTGCGGGATCAAGCCGACCTATGGCCGTTGCAGCCGCTGGGGCGTGGTCGCCTTCGCCTCCAGCCTCGACCAGGCGGGCCCTATGGCACGCAGCGTCGAAGATTGCGCGATCATGCTCGAAGCCATGGCGGGCTTCGATCCCAAGGACGCGACCAGCCTCAAGCTGGACGTGCCGCAGTGGGAAGCGGGCCTGTCGGCAGACCTCAAGGACAAGAAGATCGGTATCCCGAAGGAATACCGGATGGACGGCACCGACGAGGAAATCCTCAAGAGCTGGGAGCAGGGCAAGGAATGGCTGCGCGACGCGGGCGCCGAGATCGTCGATATCTCGCTG
This genomic window from Qipengyuania sp. HL-TH1 contains:
- a CDS encoding DUF4153 domain-containing protein, with product MSEMTQAHAPATHADWPLRPWLLAALLGIAGLCVHLFSDWNADNMPPWRAALVAAFAFGPLALAFTVDRLRWKEPLVFAGLVALVMAGIAWRVTVAGDRHADESFWLAAGLVAITLAMPLFQAGFHRLRWRTAYDQTHFHVWTDAISGAGALVFTGVSWLLVVLLAALFSAIDIDIVENVVDEPWFGWTFSGAAFGAALGVLRNQLKIIGTLQSVVMLVFSIIAVPLAAALAIFLLAVLASGIAALWNATESPTPLLLSVAVAAFVLVNAVIRNADDEVSGNRALRWASLVLALAILPLALLAAVSAGTRIAEYGLSPERLWGIVAVAVAVAYGVAYFAAPIRGRIAGWMERVRRANMHLAVATCVLAFILALPLFDFGAISARNQIARLDAGEVAVDEFDFDALRWDFGDAGREALARLTDSNDPEIAKIARETQTQDSRPYRGYRDTNRDERLANIRFEFEDEALRDHVRGSVRGNGSYCDKPCVALDLGAGEDGRRKVAMVEGGDVRKLSFDLGEAVDDSPTGAVAMEAVLAVEAFEATPDQTANSEVEIREWSGRRVYIDGQPAGDPFE
- the gatA gene encoding Asp-tRNA(Asn)/Glu-tRNA(Gln) amidotransferase subunit GatA, producing the protein MTELTKLGVKAIRDGVAGGSFTAREVAEAFNAAVADAADLNAFIVTTPDHALAAADAADAKRARGEDLGAMGGVPIGMKDLFATKGVQTTAASHILEGFTPEYESTVSQKLWDAGAGMLGKLNLDQFAMGSSNETSYFGNVNSPWRKEGTNAAMSPGGSSGGSSSAVAARIAPAATGTDTGGSIRQPAAFTGICGIKPTYGRCSRWGVVAFASSLDQAGPMARSVEDCAIMLEAMAGFDPKDATSLKLDVPQWEAGLSADLKDKKIGIPKEYRMDGTDEEILKSWEQGKEWLRDAGAEIVDISLPHTKYALPAYYIVAPAEASSNLARYDGVRYGLRDLPDGAGLQDMYAATRAAGFGDEVKRRILIGTYVLSAGFYDAYYTQAQKIRTLVAQDFEKAFGLCDAILAPTTPTASFPLGSLNEDPLTMYLNDVFAVPASLAGLPAMSVPATVNADGLPLGLQIVGKPFDEQGVLNTGLAIQQRAGFDAQPEKWW
- a CDS encoding FKBP-type peptidyl-prolyl cis-trans isomerase; the protein is MTEITRVPLQPVAKGSLTKLWLGVILAVLIGAGLAWAAMPKGLEVETVTAGAGDSPQVGDVVFVNYVGKLADGTEFDRSQPLPVPPGLFPEGNPLLLEEGAIIDGFIEGLQQMQKGGSYVLTIPAEQAYGAEPPPGSPIPANADLVFEVEVVDFMSRDDFQARAAALQQMMGEQGAEGQAGPPPGQ
- the rpsU gene encoding 30S ribosomal protein S21 — protein: MQIMVRDNNVDQALRALKKKLQREGVYREMKLRRHYEKPSEKRAREKAAAVRRARKLERKRMERDGVK
- the crcB gene encoding fluoride efflux transporter CrcB, which translates into the protein MSTFTPFVAALHVFVGGGFGAVLRWQLGRAMTGWLGVPIVTAFPFATLAVNAAGSLAMGLLAGWLARHGGGGGEQLRLLLGVGLLGGFTTFSAFSLEMVMLLERGNYLFALLYGILSIAMGITGLMVGLGVMRMAG
- the gatC gene encoding Asp-tRNA(Asn)/Glu-tRNA(Gln) amidotransferase subunit GatC gives rise to the protein MSVTREEVAKIASLARIKMGDDELDTMVPELNNILDWVEQLGEVDTSGVEPMTAVIPNTLRLREDVVDADPKTGGGRREDVLANAPAAEHGFFGVPKVIE